In Leptospira congkakensis, one DNA window encodes the following:
- a CDS encoding dihydrofolate reductase family protein — protein MRKIILDLAVTLDGFIEGPNGEIDWCIMDDDMNFDGFLSTIDTIFYGRISYDNWGNYQPVNDATQAEVKLWEGVHSKKKYVFSNHPKIDNNAEYISSDILKKVEEIKKQNGKDIWLYGGASLIKTFINHNLIDIYRISIHPIALGSGKPLFEDLKERLNLTLIETNRFKSGVVQVIYDKG, from the coding sequence ATGAGAAAAATTATATTAGATCTAGCTGTAACATTAGATGGTTTTATTGAAGGTCCTAATGGAGAAATTGATTGGTGTATCATGGATGATGATATGAACTTTGATGGATTCTTGTCCACAATTGATACAATTTTTTATGGTCGGATAAGTTATGACAACTGGGGTAACTATCAACCGGTAAATGATGCTACTCAAGCAGAAGTTAAACTTTGGGAAGGAGTTCATTCAAAGAAAAAATATGTATTTTCAAATCATCCAAAAATTGATAACAACGCCGAATACATCAGTTCAGATATCCTAAAAAAAGTGGAGGAGATAAAAAAGCAGAATGGAAAAGACATTTGGCTTTACGGAGGTGCCAGTCTTATTAAAACATTTATCAATCATAATCTTATCGATATTTATCGTATTTCAATTCATCCTATTGCATTGGGAAGTGGGAAGCCATTGTTTGAAGATTTAAAGGAAAGACTCAATCTTACCTTGATTGAAACAAACAGATTTAAGTCAGGAGTAGTTCAGGTTATTTACGACAAGGGCTAA
- a CDS encoding (2Fe-2S) ferredoxin domain-containing protein, giving the protein MFYEKHVFVCENQRAPGERVSCGNQGSIELLKLLKQKAAKAGIQYKFRVQKSGCLDRCELGPIQVSYPEGKWFAMKTEADVETILEFYLKTNQPEKYKHLVVADDAVAEEK; this is encoded by the coding sequence ATGTTTTACGAAAAACATGTTTTTGTCTGCGAAAACCAAAGGGCACCCGGAGAACGGGTGTCTTGTGGAAACCAAGGTTCCATTGAACTTCTAAAACTCCTCAAACAAAAAGCAGCCAAAGCGGGAATTCAATATAAATTCCGAGTTCAAAAATCTGGTTGTTTGGATCGTTGTGAACTTGGTCCCATCCAAGTATCTTACCCCGAAGGAAAATGGTTTGCGATGAAAACCGAAGCCGATGTGGAAACTATTTTAGAATTTTATCTTAAAACCAACCAACCGGAAAAATACAAACACCTAGTCGTTGCAGACGATGCAGTGGCGGAAGAAAAATAG
- the gcvP gene encoding aminomethyl-transferring glycine dehydrogenase — translation MSSAKPTLPIHSPYEETLEPSDTFLRRHVGVTEETVSSMLNTIGYKALDDLINDAVPENIRLRKELNLPTPVGEYALQRELKKIVSKNKIYRSYLGLGYNSCITPAVIQRNILENPGWYTAYTPYQAEIAQGRMEALINFQTMITDLTGMEIANASLLDEGTAAAEAMNMLFSLKEDTQGKSFFVSQSVHPQTLDVIRTRAIPLGINIVVGSFKKMVPSNDFFGAIVQYPSTDGTIYDFSEFIESLHKVGAKTVVAADLLALTILKAPGEMNADVVVGTTQRFGLPLGFGGPHAGYFATKEEYKRNMPGRLIGVSKDSQGKPGYRLSLQTREQHIRRDKATSNICTAQVLLAVLSSMYAVYHGPKGLKQIASRVHRMTTILATGLEKLGYKIISNPYFDTIRVELSKISSAEIIHYAEEREINIRQVSGHVISISLDETTNLKDIKDLLEIFNENKSLHFALEDLTTKEEWKIPEIMERKSSYLTHPVFNSFHTETEMLRYIRRLESKDLSLTTSMIALGSCTMKLNASTEMYPVTWPELSNIHPFVPENQTEGYRTLFSQLEKWLCEITGFAEVSLQPNAGSQGEYAGLLAIRNYHQSRNDMHRDICLIPISAHGTNPASAVMAGFKVVPVNCDSNGNIDVDDLKKKAVEYKSSLGALMVTYPSTHGVFEASIKEICQTIHDNGGQVYMDGANMNAQVGLTRPGDIGADVCHLNLHKTFCIPHGGGGPGVGPIGVAEHLAPFLPGHSLVENGSNNSQWAVSAAPWGSASIIVISWAYIAMLGFEGLQFATKIAILNANYIAKKLESSFPVLYRGNKGLVAHECILDMRGFKKTSGVEVEDIAKRLIDFGFHSPTMSFPVPGTLMVEPTESESKEELDRFIDSMLAIAGEIKDIESGVLSKEDNPLKNSPHTADMVISDSWNHSYPRERAAYPLPWLRTRKFWPSVGRVDNVYGDRNLVCSCIPMEDYAV, via the coding sequence GTGAGTTCCGCAAAACCTACATTACCGATCCATTCCCCTTACGAAGAAACATTAGAGCCAAGTGATACCTTCCTCCGTCGCCATGTCGGTGTGACAGAAGAAACAGTTTCTTCAATGCTCAACACAATTGGTTATAAGGCTTTGGATGATCTCATTAATGATGCGGTTCCGGAAAACATTCGTTTGCGAAAGGAACTCAACTTACCTACTCCTGTTGGTGAATATGCTCTCCAAAGAGAACTAAAGAAAATTGTTTCTAAAAACAAAATCTATAGATCTTATTTAGGTCTTGGTTACAACTCTTGTATCACACCTGCCGTGATCCAAAGGAACATTTTAGAAAATCCAGGCTGGTATACGGCGTACACTCCGTACCAAGCAGAAATTGCCCAAGGTCGAATGGAAGCTCTCATCAACTTCCAAACGATGATCACCGATTTAACGGGAATGGAAATTGCCAACGCATCTCTTCTGGATGAAGGGACAGCAGCGGCAGAAGCCATGAACATGTTATTCTCTTTAAAAGAGGACACACAAGGAAAATCATTCTTTGTGTCACAGTCTGTTCACCCACAAACTTTAGATGTGATCCGCACTCGCGCGATTCCGCTAGGAATTAATATTGTTGTAGGATCTTTTAAGAAGATGGTTCCTTCCAATGATTTTTTTGGAGCGATTGTTCAATACCCATCTACTGATGGAACCATTTATGATTTTAGTGAATTTATAGAAAGCCTTCACAAAGTGGGAGCAAAAACAGTAGTGGCGGCTGATCTTTTAGCACTTACTATTTTGAAAGCACCTGGTGAGATGAATGCGGATGTTGTTGTGGGAACTACACAACGATTTGGATTGCCACTTGGATTTGGTGGACCACATGCAGGATACTTTGCCACCAAAGAAGAATACAAACGAAACATGCCTGGTCGTCTCATTGGAGTTTCCAAAGACTCTCAAGGAAAACCTGGTTACCGCCTAAGCCTTCAAACACGAGAACAACACATTCGTAGGGACAAAGCAACATCTAACATTTGTACAGCGCAAGTTTTACTTGCTGTATTATCTTCTATGTATGCCGTTTACCACGGACCTAAAGGTTTAAAACAAATTGCATCACGAGTGCATCGTATGACAACGATCCTTGCCACTGGTCTTGAAAAACTTGGATACAAAATCATTTCCAATCCCTATTTTGATACCATTCGTGTAGAATTGTCTAAAATTTCTTCTGCAGAGATCATACACTATGCAGAAGAACGAGAAATCAACATTAGACAGGTTTCTGGTCATGTGATCAGTATCTCTTTAGATGAAACCACCAATCTAAAAGACATTAAAGACCTTTTGGAAATATTTAACGAAAACAAATCCCTTCATTTTGCTTTAGAAGATCTAACGACCAAAGAAGAATGGAAAATTCCAGAAATCATGGAACGTAAGTCATCTTATCTGACTCATCCAGTTTTCAATAGTTTCCATACAGAAACAGAGATGCTTCGTTACATCCGTAGATTGGAATCCAAAGATTTGTCACTGACAACTTCTATGATTGCACTTGGTTCCTGTACCATGAAACTCAATGCATCAACTGAGATGTATCCTGTCACTTGGCCAGAACTATCCAATATCCATCCTTTTGTTCCTGAAAACCAAACCGAAGGGTATAGAACACTTTTTAGCCAATTAGAAAAATGGCTTTGTGAAATCACAGGTTTTGCTGAGGTTTCTCTTCAACCTAACGCTGGTTCGCAAGGAGAATATGCAGGTTTACTTGCCATTCGTAATTATCACCAAAGTCGTAACGATATGCATAGAGATATTTGTCTCATCCCTATCTCGGCACACGGAACCAATCCTGCATCTGCAGTGATGGCTGGATTCAAAGTGGTTCCTGTGAATTGTGATTCCAATGGTAACATTGATGTAGATGATCTTAAGAAAAAAGCAGTCGAATACAAAAGTAGTTTAGGTGCCCTTATGGTAACCTATCCTTCCACACATGGTGTGTTCGAAGCTTCCATCAAAGAAATTTGCCAAACCATACATGATAACGGTGGGCAAGTCTATATGGATGGAGCCAATATGAATGCCCAAGTGGGACTCACAAGACCTGGTGATATTGGTGCTGATGTTTGCCATTTAAACCTTCATAAAACTTTTTGTATCCCTCACGGTGGTGGTGGGCCAGGTGTTGGACCAATCGGTGTTGCCGAACACTTAGCACCTTTCCTTCCAGGACATAGCCTTGTGGAAAATGGGTCGAATAACAGCCAGTGGGCGGTATCTGCTGCACCTTGGGGATCGGCATCGATCATAGTAATATCTTGGGCATACATTGCCATGCTTGGATTTGAAGGATTACAATTTGCAACTAAGATCGCAATCCTCAATGCAAACTATATCGCTAAAAAATTAGAATCTTCATTTCCAGTATTGTATCGTGGGAACAAGGGTCTAGTGGCTCACGAGTGTATTTTGGATATGCGTGGATTCAAAAAAACAAGTGGAGTTGAAGTAGAAGATATCGCCAAAAGGCTTATCGACTTTGGATTCCATTCACCCACTATGTCTTTTCCAGTTCCAGGAACTCTTATGGTCGAACCAACAGAATCTGAATCGAAAGAAGAACTCGATAGATTCATTGACTCTATGTTAGCCATTGCCGGAGAAATCAAAGACATTGAGTCGGGAGTTCTTTCCAAAGAAGACAACCCACTTAAAAATTCTCCTCACACGGCAGACATGGTCATCAGCGACTCTTGGAACCATTCTTATCCAAGAGAACGAGCGGCTTACCCTCTTCCTTGGTTACGCACACGTAAGTTTTGGCCAAGTGTAGGTCGTGTGGACAATGTGTACGGAGATCGTAACTTGGTTTGTTCTTGTATTCCCATGGAAGACTACGCCGTTTAG
- the gcvH gene encoding glycine cleavage system protein GcvH — MADTQARDGYYYTEKHEWVKVEGDVAQIGITDFAQNALGDIVFIDLPKPGKQIKAKDSLGTIESVKAAEDLYSPISGEVVETNSALGSNPAAVNAEPFDTWMVKLKNIQTSELGSLLTAAQYKEYVSKLD, encoded by the coding sequence ATGGCAGATACACAAGCAAGAGACGGATATTATTATACGGAAAAACATGAATGGGTCAAAGTAGAAGGTGATGTGGCACAAATTGGAATCACTGACTTTGCACAAAATGCACTTGGTGACATTGTGTTTATTGACCTTCCTAAACCAGGAAAACAAATCAAAGCAAAAGACAGCCTTGGAACCATTGAATCAGTAAAAGCAGCTGAAGATTTGTATTCACCGATTTCTGGTGAAGTTGTGGAAACAAATTCCGCTCTCGGTTCTAATCCAGCAGCAGTGAATGCAGAACCTTTTGATACTTGGATGGTAAAATTAAAAAACATCCAAACTTCCGAACTCGGAAGTCTTTTAACAGCAGCGCAGTACAAAGAATACGTATCTAAACTAGATTAA